A part of Phoenix dactylifera cultivar Barhee BC4 chromosome 2, palm_55x_up_171113_PBpolish2nd_filt_p, whole genome shotgun sequence genomic DNA contains:
- the LOC103711781 gene encoding E3 ubiquitin-protein ligase Os04g0590900 — MATADNQQTWVPYEPTKDCTQGLCSVYCPQWCYIIFPPPPPFELSDDSSGPTFSPLVIAIIGILASAFLLVSYYAIISKYCGSFDSLRRRLHGQWGADDRELEDGLGQSRRDEPWHVSPSNGLDEALINKIAVCKYRRGDGLVDGTDCSVCLSEFREDESLRLLPKCSHAFHVQCIDTWLQSHSSCPLCRANIVSVDSLSPPPLQLPAPPELESSRAVAEGERIEEMAVVLEDPDRGGEEEIRLRNDGDVPAKGHPSQVLGNPERMAESDRIIEIRDDGVFQPLRRSFSMDSSHRGRPSIADVLLMSMEDEFLAAQDHESLVGVGSSRRCGREHSKAGSRTRGLHCVMSPVPMKRSVSSGRFCFAGHGRGRGSVLPV, encoded by the coding sequence ATGGCCACCGCTGACAACCAGCAGACCTGGGTTCCCTATGAGCCAACTAAAGACTGCACTCAGGGCTTATGCAGCGTCTACTGCCCACAGTGGTGCTACATAATTTTCCCACCACCTCCCCCCTTCGAGCTCTCCGACGACAGCTCCGGCCCGACCTTCTCCCCCCTGGTGATCGCCATCATCGGCATCCTCGCCAGCGCCTTCCTCCTGGTCAGCTACTACGCCATCATCTCCAAGTACTGCGGCAGCTTCGACTCCCTCCGCCGGCGGCTCCACGGCCAGTGGGGTGCGGACGACCGCGAGCTCGAGGACGGCCTTGGTCAATCCCGCCGCGACGAGCCATGGCACGTCTCCCCGTCGAACGGGCTCGACGAGGCCTTGATCAATAAGATTGCGGTGTGCAAGTACAGGAGAGGCGATGGACTGGTCGACGGCACCGACTGCTCGGTGTGCCTCAGCGAGTTCAGGGAGGACGAGAGCCTTCGATTGCTCCCCAAGTGTAGCCATGctttccatgtccaatgcatcgACACTTGGCTGCAGTCGCACTCTAGCTGCCCTCTCTGCCGTGCCAATATTGTCTCCGTGGATTCACTGTCGCCGCCGCCACTGCAGTTGCCAGCCCCTCCTGAGCTCGAAAGCAGTCGTGCTGTGGCCGAAGGCGAACGCATCGAGGAGATGGCTGTAGTCCTAGAAGATCCGGACAGGGGAGGGGAAGAAGAGATCCGATTGAGGAATGATGGTGATGTGCCTGCCAAGGGACACCCCTCTCAAGTTCTTGGTAATCCGGAAAGGATGGCGGAGAGTGATCGTATAATTGAGATTAGAGATGATGGCGTCTTCCAACCACTTAGGCGGTCGTTCTCGATGGACTCGTCGCATCGAGGGCGGCCTTCGATTGCTGATGTCTTGCTAATGAGCATGGAGGATGAATTCTTAGCTGCCCAGGATCATGAGTCTTTGGTTGGCGTCGGTTCATCGAGACGGTGTGGAAGAGAGCACAGCAAGGCTGGTAGCAGGACCAGGGGCTTGCACTGTGTTATGAGCCCAGTCCCGATGAAGAGATCCGTGTCTAGTGGGAGGTTCTGCTTCGCTGGGCATGGAAGGGGAAGGGGTTCCGTCCTTCCTGTATAA